tttagctgcattttatccaaagcaacttacaattgccaTATAAATCAGAGGTTACACTCCACTGGAGTAaccaggggttaagtgtcttgctcaggtacacattggttgatgtatcacagtgggatttgaacccccgtctcccacaccaaaggcacatGTCATATCCAGTGCGCCATCTTGCAGCCAGAGTGTTTTTCAAAAAGTACAAGATGaaacgtttaaagactatttgagAATgaaaaccaaagtttggtctttgagtatttatttatatttgcaaatataaggAACACAGTTTCACAAGAACATCAGCACAGTGGAAGGTGTCTTCTTCGAATGAGAAAAAGCACACAGCTTATATGCATCTTcagtgagatagaaagacatgccccctgcctaaacatgactcaacatttcttacaattAATCAAACATAGTAGACATTCAGGACCCACTTCCCTTCTTCCactctgtaccactttctacgCCAAGGTTAGACATcccgtttatctcaactatgtgagaagtctcaactatcCAGGGAGAAATGAATGTACCGGGAGAGatagtttagggtgaccttgtagcccctatctgttcagaGAAACAGTGCTTCACTATGTTCCAGACTTTGTGGCTCCTACTATCAATATGTGAGAAtagaaaaactcactttcagcattgtgagagaaagtaaaacagaaataagacaagaatataaacaatcatgcttaaatgtaaTTGTGCCATTACAATAGTATGTCagataaagtgataaaaagtcatagtatagtatgttgaaaaaagttatagtatagtataatgtGTATTGTGTCTGTATTTGGTTACTAACAACCTGATCTGTTTGTAATCAGATCTCTGATCTAAGATATAGGATTATTTATTCTCTGGTATGATTGTTGACTATGTATTGTTGTATGTTGTGTCTGAATATGCCTGACCACAAATGAAGTTCCCTCACGGGACAAATAAAGTTCTTTGAATTGTGATTTTGAGtgactatgtcgaaaaaagtgaggaaaaaaatcatggtgcagcatgtcaaaaaagtcattctacagtatgtcaaaaaaaagtgataaaaaagtcatagtatagcatgtcgaaaaagtcatagtgtagtatgttgaaaaaagtgatcgtataggatgttgaaaaaagtcatagtatagcatgtcaaaaaaagtgataaaaaagtcatagtgtagtatgtcgaaaaaaattgataaaaaactcaatatatagcatgttgaaaaaagtcatgtctgaaaaactgtaaccataCTTGAAAACCACTTTAACAgaattgccgtgactcactgtgacttcaacaaaactgcagagccgacttAGTTTGCTTGAGTTTACTCCGTCCGcacctctgcgtgtgtgtgtgtgtgtgtgtcggagctcGCTCTCTGTCagtatgcagagaggacagataagcttgtgCTTGACGCTTTTCGAACAGAAATTTGGCACCTAAAGATAAATAATTTTTCGATACTCATAGGAAGTATCAACGTTCGGTGCCCAGCCCTAATAGCTACTCAATAAGAAAAGACTTATTGTTTAGTCCCAAAAAGATGAAGTTAACGTTCTATTTTCCCAGTTTTCAAAGCTGATGTTTTCTCTTGGTGTCGTTGGCTTCTACATCTACAGGAAGTCCCACTCTGAGAAGAACGCCTTTAGGAGGAACCCGTCTGACCCCAAACTGTCTAGTAAGTTCTCCTTCAGGCTTAAAGCTGATTATGATTTGATTACCCTCCAAAGGAAAATGACTGAGGCTGACTGGCTTTAGGAGCTCTGTGGTTATCTCCACAGCAGAGTTACAGTATGTCCACAGTTGTTGtcttttgttaaaaaataacATTACGTTTACTCAGACCATCTTCAGATAGCTTATTACATATTATTGATAATAAAATATCTTCAGAAGCCTGCAATTACTATATTTGGGGCTGATTTGGCTCATTTGATCATgtttgaaaaagagaaaagttgTCGATAataaaattctttttttcacaTCCTTTTGATTGACTTCTGATCTTGTTTTGTGCTTTGGTTTCTGTTATTTGAATGTTACTTGGGCATGTACCTACCATCTACCTGAAGCTGCCTGTGATTTATTTCTACAATAAATCCCTGGAAACAAACCTGCTGCCCAGCTGTTTGCATCTGGGTGCTGCCTGTGTGGCCTCACCCTCACCGGTGTGACACATGGATTGTATCTCACGTCTGCCCTATAAAGAAAGTGTACAGCTTTTACATTTGTAAAGTAAAGAATGTTCTGCTCTGCTTAAGAAAGGTATCTTTGGAATAACAATGAGTGATTGTTTAAATCCCTGGAAGTCCTCAGGATAtggtccatggtgctgaaacagagccttgttactaaaacagaggggactgtccatggtgctgaaacagagccttgttactaaaacagaggggactgtccatggtgctgaaacagagtaTTGTTATAATGTTGTTATAAAACAGAGGggactgtccatggtgctgaaacagagccTTGTTACTAAAACAGAGCAGCGCTGTCAATTTTGCTGAAACGGAGCGTTGTTACCAAAGATCCTCTAAACTAAAGATGGCGAGTTTCCGGCAGCACCAGTGGAATGAAACGGTACatacttcctgtctcctaaaggggcgtggcctcgttaGAACGTGTAGTGAACAAATAAGAGGATCTTTCTGTGTTGTTTAAATGATATAGAAAATGAGGTATATTGTGTTTTCTActgtcctttttattgtgaacagcATGATGCTTTGTTTTAGTCAGATAAAAACAGATATTGTAAATATGGATGATGTTCAAAGACTGAGACGGCTGTTCACATGTTATCTTGAGAAAtcctgagagaagagaaaaaaagatgtttaccgagatgatctgtagatattagttgttgtttgttattcatgtatttctccacGTTATGTATCTGCGGGACAGGAAGATGTCTGTTAAATAgcggtgtcttgtaatcccatgtgggacGGGCCAAATGTTTGACGTGACCcagaaatcaaatcaaactaaAAGTGTATTTAGTTTCTCTTCCACTGCATGGCTCTGAAGAGAGAAAGCACCAGACCTCCTTTATCCTACACACTTTGTTCTCTTTGTGGACATTTGTAAAGAAATCtagatttacatttattaatttGACGGACCAAATGTTgttatcataatcataatcaataACTCATTCTTCTCTTTTACATAGCTGAGATTCTGGTTCAAACAAAGTGATTGTGTGGATGAAGTGAATGTGTTGATGAAATCATTGAACAAGAGTCTTTGAACAGACTCCTTCGACATGTAATAGCCTGCAGAGGGAAGTCCATATACGGTCGGACAGGTGTGTCTTCAGGTTCACGGCTGTGCTGGGAGGGTTTGATctgcagagacagaaacacacagagacagagacacacagagaaacacagagacacacagagaaacacagagacacacagagacagagacacatagagacagacagagacaaagacacaaagagacagagacacactgagacagaacccacggtatcggcgcctatgggTCAGAGACACACCTGATCTATCTTCTATTACCTATTACCTTGTACCTGTAATGTTAGTATGATTTTAGTGAGGTAAGATGTTTTACTTCTTATTTTAAAGCATGTTATAATGAAGAGCATTCAATACATTCTTGTATGCAACTGCTACATcaactcctcctctccctctcctctccacctcccagtaacaacgtccagtcagactctctctactcaggacctgaGACCTGTTAGTGAATCTGTCTGGGTGAATAGAATAAGACTGTTTTTGTCTCATTAATGTTGCTTTCCTGTTCCCCTCAGATAATAAcagctgtgtgtttgctgtgtttggatccagtgtgatttcacgtgaatattttaagaatccagctctggtcttgggctctggttgtggcagtaaaacgtccacttcagtccctgtcagtgagacgtttgtccacttctctctcaggacgtcctgtagtttatctctgacttctgacacgGACGCTGTCAAGTCCTCAAAGCAGCTCAGAGGACAGATATGGATGCTGGATGTAGATTGGctgagtggtgacagtgaggggtagttgtgtagaaactggttgtgatcctctgtgtgtgagagcttcttcagctcagcgtctttcctcttcagctcagtgatctcctgctccagcttctcctgaagctctttgactcgactcacttcacttttctgctgggatctgacctgctgcttcacatcagaacttcttttctccaggagacggatcagctcagtgaagatcttctcgctgtcctccactgctttatcagcagagaGATTGATGGCCTCCACCTGctgttgaagcagcttcacatctttctctctgtcctggattctctgctggatgttttgtcgactcccctcgagctctctctgcctctcagctctctctgctgcagctgagactgtgtcgtggcctttatgttcctccacagagcagagataacagataagctgctgatcagtacggcagaacatcttcatcacctcatcatgacgagagcagacgttctcctggagcttcttggacggctccaccagcttgtgtttctttaaCTGAGCTACATCGTAATGACGATGAAGGTGTTTCTCACAGTAAGAGACAAGACAGATCAGACAGGACTTGTGTGCTTTGAGTTTTCTCCCGGTGCagacatcacaggccacatcttcagctccagcatagcagtgatcagcaggagcagcttggagtccagtcttcttcagctcctccactaaatctactaacatggtgtttttcagaAAGACAGGCCTCGGTGTGAACGTCTTCCTGCACTGAGGGCAGCTGTAACTGtacttagggttagggttacgtGGACCATGTTGTCGCTGCCCCATTTAAAACTCACCTCTCCTCCAATAACCTGTTTGAACCATTTCAATCTAGATTCCGCTCTTAAACCGCACTGAAACAGCCCTCCTCAAAGTCACCAATGACCTCCTCCTCTCCACTGACTCTGGCCACCTCACCATTCTTATCATGCTTGACCTCACTGCGACACCATCAACCACTTCATCCTCCTGTCTCGACTGGAAACCTACTGCAACATCAGTGGCATCGCACTCTCCTAGCTCCGTTCCTATCTCACCAACAGACAACAGTTCATACACATCGACAACTGCACCTCCTCCATTGCTCCTGTGTCACAAGGCATCCCCCAAGGTTTGGTGCTTGGTACTCTCCTTTTCATCCTTTACATCCTGCCACTCGGAAATATCATACGCTACGCTGATGACGTCTAGATCTACATCTCTACCAAATCCATCACCACAGCTATATCCTCCACCCTGACCAACTGCCTCACCGATATTCAAACCTGGATGCAAACCAACTTCCTCCAACTCAACTACAATAAATCCAACTTGATGCTCATCGGCCCAAAATCCAGCTAGCCCTTCCCATTCTGAGCgtgttttaactcctacggtggccgaacccgaaatgacctcttagtatctccatcatttacacgcagctgttctagccactccaatattaactttggtcttgttgctttgcgcGTTCTCGCGTGTTGTCGTTCTAATTCtcttttcgcttccctggcgagtaaactcccccttgcattcgtcacgatgccactgagtgtaagagggcgaaaggtggaggtatgtccctctttggctaatgtattttaaagatggtggcgcaacatggcggccgtcatcCGAGCGACTCACtcatgtattctgaatgattctaaatgtcagattctacgcttacgagaatactttgattagttggtggaagtaattacacatgaatgagcacatatttgttaATGAACAACGTTTTTTTATTAAGAAACAACTCAGAAAATTACACAGTGTAGGTTTAAGTAAAATACAAGTACCTCAGAATGATACTTACAtccagtactggagtaaatgtccGTAGTTCCTCTCCACCGTGTAGTAATCACACTCCACCGGTGTTGCTCGTTATGACGGCGACCAGCAGATGGAGACAAATCATTGGTCTGGATATCTGAAAAAACAGACGCTGTAATCCCTAAAACAACGGCTCAGAAACATCAaaaacactttgaaatgtttCACAGTCTGGCTCAGGGGTTCTCCTTTGTCTCGAGGGAATTCCATCGCCTCGCTTCCCACACAAAGGTGATAAATGTGTGGAAggtagcagtggtggaatgtaactaagtacatttactccagtactgtacttcagtccaaatgttgaggtacttgtactttacttgagtcttcttttcatgccactttctacttctactccgctacatttcagagagaaatattgtactttttactccactacattcatctgacagctttagtaactagttactttacacattacagTTTTCCATTGCTAAacaacagtgggcacaactttagctacagtctgcacagcagcagttcatgtgaaccaaactctagtttgttttttcatttttttaacacagttgTAGTGCGCTGGGTTTACCTTTTTACAGGTAcatatatctggcaacccggcctggctgtcaaactgggcagttgataccaacacacaggccaaaacacagacagacattctgtcacggaacggaaatttcaaaaggagaaaatactggcattagcattgttgtcagaaaagatagtatttcaacttagcatgtttccttaatatctgatgacgcattggggtcattttgggatttattacagtaaatatattacatattgaaCCTTTAATAATTCCACATTATCAATTAAATATAGTTTTATGAAAAATGTTCATTAACTTCTGAACAAACATTTGACACAAGCAATAGACACTGTACCAGTCTACACTATTGTCTGTACTtaggtaaacaacacaacattaaTCCACATTCACATCCCAACTATCATATGCACTTTAAGATGATTTCTGTTTGACTAATTGCTAATTTAACTCCCTTTTTAAAACTGATCTCACTTGTAATCTGTGTTAAATGCAGTGGTAATATGTTCCAGTTTGACATCGCCCTatacatgacttctttatggcATTAGTTTTAGGTAAAGGCAGTGTGAAGCGTCTCATGAAGGCTTGCCTAGTGTTGTGATAGTGTCTGTCACGTGATAATGTGAAAGGTCATCATGTGACGTGGGGTGGAATTCATTTCATCATTCTATTTGCCAAATTATATATTCACAAGCAGACATTTTCTAATTAATTTCCCCAATGTTGTACCTTTTCTATTAGAACTAAAAgctctactcaagtcacttaaattgttaaacaacaaaacaagtaTTAAACTTGTAGAAACTGTAGAGCTTTTCCCCCTGAAACCTCTGACTAATTCTGATTTCATATGTTTACATGTACCTCTTTTTTTTGATGTAATgaatgttattttattgtttgtattgtctcgtgtgtttttttattcatatctTTATGAGAATTACACTTGATGTTTTTGTGCTATTGATGTTTACCTGCTTCTTTGTATAaagactagggctgtcaaacgattcatttttttaatcgcgattaatcgccaaatttctatagttaatcacaattaatcgaatgttttatcacatgaataaaattctattattttgcatttcagaactgtttttaagtacatattaacaatggaaagcaattcttaccagtgtatcttaattgggaatcaaattaatgctTTAATgctactttatgaacttgactttaagatttgtaattgtttattatttatttactgtaaacaaaagaaatgtgtgaatctgtcctTTTCTTACTTGGTACTTGAATTCCTACAAGTACCTTACCTAACTGAGATGTAccactaacactttgcttatacagtacaaacaaaatggtccaaaaaccagatgccacagcaggacatttgtaacctttacgtttttctaataagaaatgtaacaattctcctggacagaaaagggggtggacaatgtcccaaatgacaaaaacatatgTATGCTGATAtacagagtcaatatagtgtgcagtagcctaacttctaaataattttgattactcactgacgtccagtgatcaccggttaatgagacagcgtttgcactctGCATCAGTTCCTGTTGGACTGCTTTGTCCGTGTCAcacaggctgtgtatccgtgaaactactgtctccctcaacaactttttaaaagttaacTTTCCGTTCAGAATCGTATTTGCATCCATTTctgcgtctcgcgctcgccatccactcaaaacgtaacgttagtctactactctttggccgacTCGCAAAGCCCAAACAAGTGcaggcgtgcctgttgttttgtttccggtctagctagatccggtgtggtgttttagtttttctaacgttactagttgttgcaacagcatgtaaaaaaaactacaaagtttgcttggCTTTGCTTGGTCAAGTTTATCAGGAGAGTCTTATGTGTTGCTGGATAAGATAACTTTAATGTGTTAAACACACTCTCCTTACACCACCGCTGCAgagaaatgattaaaatatgttTGATCTTTGGCAGAGTCCCCCTCACACAGAAGGCCAACCAGCATCACATCATCAGCATACTGTAGGAAGTTAAAGTGACAGTGTTGGAGATTAAACTCAGTGGTTTACAGAGAAAATAACAAAGGGGATAAAATGGCATCTCATTATGCCTCGGTTCAGAGTCTTATCTCTGACACCTTTTACACACATTCTAGGATTGTGAGATTATTATACAGCAATTTAAGGGTTTTATGACATTTAGGTTTGATAACTTTCAGTTCATTTTAAACCAGTAAAAGGAACATTTAAGAGACTTTGAGTAAGAGTCAGAGACATATGGAGACATCAACAAAACCTGAGGAGCCAAGAAGTATTTTACAACTagaaatgtcatgttttctgATGTAGAGGACGTTTTAACTGATGTGTCATTTAAAATGAGGAAACAAAGTCCAAACTCAAGGTGCCACTCCTCATCCTGGAAGGAATCAAAGCTTGATAACcaatacaatacaacaataaaGCTGAACCTTGAACCTGGATCCCTTGATAAGACAGTCACACATACCGTAAGTCACAGTTAGACAGTCATCACTGAGAGGTGAAATGGCGCAGAAAGGAGTTCAGCTGGACCGGGAAACCTTCTCttgttccatctgtctggatctactgaaggatccggtgactactccctgtggacacagctactgcatgaactgtattaaaagCCACTGGGATGAAGAGGATCGTAAGTACAGCTACAGCTGTCCTCAGTGCAGACAGAGCTTCACACCGAGGCCTGTCCTGctgaaaaacaccatgttagcagttttagtggaggagctgaagaagactggactccaagctgctcctgctgatcactggagctgaagatgtggcctgtgatgtctGCACTGGGAGAAAACTCAAAGCACACAAGTCCTGTCTGCAATGTCTGGTTTCTTTCTGTGATAAACACCTTCAGCCTCATTACGATGTAGCTCAGttaaagaaacacaagctggtggagccgtccaagaagctccaggagaacgtctgctctcttcatgatgaggtgatgaagatgttctgtcgtactgatcagcagcttatctgttatctctgctctgtggAGGAACATAAAGGCCATGacacagtctcagctgcagcagagagagctgagaggcagagagagctcgaggggagtcgacaaaacatccagcagagaatccaggacagagagaaagatgtgaagctgcttcaacagcaggcggaggccatcaatctctctgctgataaagcagtggaggacagcgagaagatcttcactgagctgatccgtctcctggagaaaagcagctctgatgtgaagcagcaggtcagatcccagcagaaaagtgaagtgagtcgagtcaaagagcttcaggagaagctggagcaggagatcactgagctgaagaggaaagacgctgagctgaagaagctctcacacacagaggatcacaaccagtttctacacaactacccctcactgtcaccactcagCCAATCTACATCCAGCATCCATATCCCTCCTCTGAGCTGCTTTGAGGACGTGACAGCAGCGGCcgtgtcagaagtcagagataaactacaggacgttctgagagagaagtggacaaacgtctcactgacagggactgaagtggacgttttactgccacaaccagagcccaagaccagagctggattcttaaaatattcacatgaaaacacactggatccaaacacagtaaacacatggcTGTTATTATCTGAAGGGAACAGGAAAGCAACAATAATGAAAAAACATCAGTCTTATTCTAGTCACCCAGACAGATTCACTAACAGTTGtcaggtcctgagtagagagagtctgactggacgttgttactgggaggtggagaggagagggagaggaggagtttATGTAGCAGTCGCATACAAGAATATCAACAGAGCAGGGGGGTCGCATGAATGTAGATTTGGACTAAATGACAAATCTTGGGCGTTATATTGTAACAACAACAATTATACATTTTGTTACAACAATGTCCAAACTCCTGTCTCAGGTCctgagtcctccagagtaggagtgtacctggatcacagtgcaggtattctgtccttctacagcatgtctgaaaccatgactctcctccacagagtccagaccacattcactcagccgctCTATGCTGGACTAAGGTTTCATCTTTGGGTTTATGGTTGTTATGAAGCCTCTGCTGAGttgtgtaaactgaaatagACAGAACTCATTTACGATTTTACGAcattgacgtttttgttgctttttcatgttttttgtcagtttttcgacatttctttttttgttgcctttatcACCATTTTAGATGTGTTGAGACATTTTTGGcactttctttaaaaaaaaaatttgcttcTGTCGACATTTTACTCATAAAGAAATCtagatttacatttatttgtttggcGGACCAAATGTTgttatcataatcataatcaataACTCATTCTTCTCTTTTACATAGCTGAGATTCTGGTTCCAACAAAGTGATTGTGTGGATGACGTGAATGTGTTCATGAAATCATTGAACAAGAGTCTTTGAACAGACTTTACTGATGGGATGTGTGAACAAACTAAAGATTTACATGATGAATAAACTAACATTAACAAAGtattttcttcctgtcttcatTCCAGGGTTTCATACAAAGCTGACGgagaaaatgtgaaactgatATGAGAGTATAACTGAGGCACTTttcctcctgaaacaccacaaaGTACAGTGTTTATGTTTAGAGTCAGTCAGTCTCTGTCCTTTCAACTTTCCTCACTAAAACTGCTCCGTCACAGAGAAATGAGCAGAGTTTTCTATCACTTGTTGCTTTTTACAGCCAACATTTCCTCTCTGCACTGAGTCAATAAATATTACACAGACTTAAAGGTCCCGACACACATAAGACAACAGATGAtgcgtttttttttagtttttttttattaatttatttgacagggacagtgtacattaattagcatttctgcaaatgcaccagaattagccaaaaggctatttttcatccgTTGTCCCTGGACAGATCTTAAAATTGTCTACCTAAAATAACACATTAAAAAGATTACAGTGAACAATGCAaatataaaaagcagtaaaatagATATATCTCCTCATATCATGTTGATAAATACAAGTTTACCAACATACAGACATtatgttaataaataaaaaattaaaaaaaattaaaattatacaCATTaacaccacagagacacaagTGGTAACAGGTTGGGTTGAGTGAAGATACATATTCTTATTAGTGCTGACATGTTTGATGTGATATGAGCCagatttttagatgttttttaaaCAGAGTGTATGTGGTAAGTTCTCTGATGTTCTGAGGGACAGAGTTCCACTCCTGCGCTGCTACGACTGAAAAGGCACTCTGACTAAAAGCACTTTTCCGTAACGGAACAACACAGTCTCCTCGGGCCGACCCTCGTGTTACTCTCAGTGTGGTGTTTCTGATGTTTACAAACTGACTGAGTGGGGGAGAAGACAGACCATGGATGATTTTGTAAAACAGACATAGGTTTGAATACTTAATGACATTTTCCCAACTTAAGAACTTATGCTTTTGTAAAATGGCACAATGATGatacctaaatgtttttttatccaCAATTTTGATTGTCTGTTTATAAAGTGACTCTAAAGATTTTAGtgttgttttatttgcctgTGACCAGGTTGTAAGACAGTAAGTGATATGAGACAGTACCATACTGTACATGAACATTTTTGCTGCCTGAAGTGACAAGTTAGATCTTATGAACCGGAAATTTGCGATATTGAATTTGACTCTGTTGCAGACCTTTTTTATCTGTGATTTAAAAGTTAGTTTAGAGTCTAGTATGATGCCTAAGTATTTGAACTCTGACACAACTTTTATTTTTCCCCCT
The Sander lucioperca isolate FBNREF2018 chromosome 14, SLUC_FBN_1.2, whole genome shotgun sequence genome window above contains:
- the LOC118493088 gene encoding tripartite motif-containing protein 16-like, whose product is MLVDLVEELKKTGLQAAPADHCYAGAEDVACDVCTGRKLKAHKSCLICLVSYCEKHLHRHYDVAQLKKHKLVEPSKKLQENVCSRHDEVMKMFCRTDQQLICYLCSVEEHKGHDTVSAAAERAERQRELEGSRQNIQQRIQDREKDVKLLQQQVEAINLSADKAVEDSEKIFTELIRLLEKRSSDVKQQVRSQQKSEVSRVKELQEKLEQEITELKRKDAELKKLSHTEDHNQFLHNYPSLSPLSQSTSSIHICPLSCFEDLTASVSEVRDKLQDVLREKWTNVSLTGTEVDVLLPQPEPKTRAGFLKYSREITLDPNTANTQLLLSEGNRKATLMRQKQSYSIHPDRFTNRSQVLSRESLTGRCYWEVERRGRGGVDVAVAYKNIKPSQHSREPEDTPVRPYMDFPLQAITCRRSLFKDSCSMISSTHSLHPHNHFV